Genomic DNA from Acidimicrobiales bacterium:
CCTCGAAATCGTTGCGGGCGATGGTGTCGAGCTCGTAGCTGAGTTCGGTCGGGGTGCCGCCGGCCTCGACCATGGCCCAGGTCTTGCCGGCGAACGTGCCGACGTTGGTGTTCGGGCCGTGGGCCGTACGGCCACCGAAGGCCGGTCCTCCCGGCGGCTCTTCGCCGAGGACACCGGCCACGTGGTCGGCCCGGACGTAGCGATTGCGGTACCACTCCGCCTTGCCGCCCCGCAGACGCAGACCGTGGACCATGCCGTCACCCAGGAACCAGTGGTGGCGAGTGGGGTCAACTGCCTCGATCGGATTCGGACCATTGCGTAGCCAGCGACCCTCGAGGTCGGCGGGGATCGTACCCAGCACGGGCAGGTCGAAGGCAGTGACCTCCTCGGTCACCGGGCGGGTGGCGTCGGAGAGGTAGGGATTGGCGGCGTACGCCGATGCGTGGGTGTTCGAGTCGAGAGTGGTCATGGTCGATCCATTTTCGGCGAGGTGGTGACGGGCACGTGAACAGGTGTCAACCCAGCCAAGTCCTTCGGTGCACACTTGTCAACCAAAACCTCGTCGCCGGGTAGGGTGAAGCGCATGCCACCCTCCACGCGCGATCGCCTGCTCACGGCCGCCGTCGACCTCCTCATCGAGAAGGGATCGTTCGATCAGGTCAGCCTGCGGGCCATTGCCTCCGGTGCCGGTGTCAGCCCCACGGCGGTGTATCGGCACTTCGCCGATCATGCGGCCCTCCTCGACGCTGTGGCTGCCTGGTGCTGGGAACAGTTCGACGCCGCCGTCTTCGGCCACGAGCTCGACCCTGTCGGCGCCGACCCGGCCGACTACTTCCTCCGGTGCGGACAGGGTTTCATCGCCTTTGCCCGTGAGTACCCCGGGATCTATCGAGTGCTGATGGACCAGCGTTTCGATGATGTGAACCGAGTCGACGACGGGCGGGTGGTGTTCGCCAAGCTGGTCGACGCCGTGGCGCGGATCCTCGCTGTCAATGGCGACCACCGAGACCCCGAACTCGTCGCGCTGCTGGTGCACACCTGGATCCACGGCATCGCCACCCTGCACCTCCCGCCGGTCGCGGGTGAGCCCAGCGCCGACGACCTGCTGTCGGAACTGGGATGCGCGCTCGGCCTGGTCTGCCGGCCGGCGGCGGTGGTGGGCGACGGCTCGGGCATCGGCGGTCGCCAGTAGAGTCCCACCGTGTCCCTTCCGCCGACCACCAACGCGCCAAGCGACACCCCGATGGTCGGAGGCGAGGACCGGTTCGCCGACGAGGAACTTCCTCCGCAGCCAAGGGTCTCGGGTGAGCGGCAGTGGGGATTCCTCCGTCGCCCAGGGTGGATCGCATCGCACGTCTTCGCGGCCACGGTGATCGTGGCGATGATCGCGCTCGGGTTCTGGCAGCTCGATCGGCTCGACCAGCGCCGAGCCACGAATGCCCAGGTTGCCGCCCACGCCGAGGCCAATCCGATGTCGATCGCCGAGGCGCTCGCCCGGCCCGAGGCCGAGCGAGAGTTCACGGCGATCACGGACACCGGGGCCTTCGTCGATCCCGAGCTGGTGAGGGTGGCCAACCGCAGCCAGGACGGCGCCGCCGGCGACTGGGTGATCGGGTTGTTCCGAACCGACGACGGACTGAACGTGCTGGTGAATCGCGGGTTCCTGACCCGCGACGAGGAAGCCGCGGTGCCTGCCGACGGGCCGCTCGTCGGGTGGCTGCGGGAGTCCCAGACTCGGACCTCGAGCCTCGGCGCCGTCGATCCGGGTGACACGTTCCGAGTGCCACGGCTCGACGTTGCGGCGATCGCGAAACGAGGGGTCGATGCCGGCGAAATCGACGGCCCGGTGGCACCGATGTGGGTGCAGATGGCGGCGCCCGAGCGTGCGTATGCGCCAGATGCACAGCAGGTCGGTACGCCGCTCGTGCCCGATCCCGTCCCGCTCCCCCCGCTCGACGAGGGATCGCATCTGTCGTACGCGATGCAGTGGTTCACGTTCTCGATGATGGGGGCGTTCGTGTACGGCCTCATCCTCCTGCGCAAGGCAGGCGAGCGCAGCGAGTGATCGCCGCTCCTCGCTGCGCTCGTCGCTTCCGGAGTTGCTCGCTTCGCTCACAACGTCCCGCCGCTTCCGGAGTTGCTCGTTGCGCTCCCAACGTCCCGACGCGCTGCCAACATCTCCCCGCGTTCGGCGACATTGCTGCTGCGCTAGCCTGGTCAGCCATGGCCCACGCTTCTGACACTGCGCTCCTCGCCCTGCAAGGTCTCCGCCTGAAGGGGCGCACGCAGCCGGATGCGATCGCAACCTTGTACGGGATCGATCAGGCCACGGTCGAAGCGGCG
This window encodes:
- a CDS encoding SURF1 family protein is translated as MSLPPTTNAPSDTPMVGGEDRFADEELPPQPRVSGERQWGFLRRPGWIASHVFAATVIVAMIALGFWQLDRLDQRRATNAQVAAHAEANPMSIAEALARPEAEREFTAITDTGAFVDPELVRVANRSQDGAAGDWVIGLFRTDDGLNVLVNRGFLTRDEEAAVPADGPLVGWLRESQTRTSSLGAVDPGDTFRVPRLDVAAIAKRGVDAGEIDGPVAPMWVQMAAPERAYAPDAQQVGTPLVPDPVPLPPLDEGSHLSYAMQWFTFSMMGAFVYGLILLRKAGERSE
- a CDS encoding TetR/AcrR family transcriptional regulator encodes the protein MPPSTRDRLLTAAVDLLIEKGSFDQVSLRAIASGAGVSPTAVYRHFADHAALLDAVAAWCWEQFDAAVFGHELDPVGADPADYFLRCGQGFIAFAREYPGIYRVLMDQRFDDVNRVDDGRVVFAKLVDAVARILAVNGDHRDPELVALLVHTWIHGIATLHLPPVAGEPSADDLLSELGCALGLVCRPAAVVGDGSGIGGRQ